The window GCCGGCACCGTCGTCGTCGACACCGGAAACGCGGGCCAGTTCCTGGACAAGCCGACCCTCGTCATCGACGTCCCCCGGCCGGGCGACAAGGCCTGCACGTTCCGGACACCGAAGGACGGCGGCGGCACGCTCACACAGACGTTCGTGGGCGGCCGGGCCTACCTCGCCTACACCGTCTTCGTCGGCGGCAACAAGAACCTCCACACGAAGCTCCTCGTTGCGTCGTCCACGGACTGCGGCTCGACGTGGGGAAACCCCGTGAAGGTGACCGAAGGCAGCCACATCAACCAGGGCGCGGCCCTCGCGATCGACCCCGGCACGGGCGCCCTCACGGTCGCCTGGCGCCGGTTCGCGAACAGCAAGGACCCGAACGGAATCCTCGTCGCGCGCTCGACCGACGGCGGGAAGAAGTGGTCGGGCGAGACGGCCGTGGTCTCGCTGCCGTCCTTCAACGCCGCCAATCCAGGAGCGAAGACGCTCTTCGACCAGGGCACGACGTCGGGTTCGTTCCGGACGAACGCGTATCCCGCCCTCGCCGCCGACGGCTCCGGGCGCCTCTATCTCGCCTGGTCGATGCGCGGCGTCGGGCCCGGCGGGGATGCTCGCGTCGTCGTTTCGACGTCGGCGAACGGCACGACGTGGTCGGCGGCCATGCCGGTCGACAACGGCGCTGTCGCAGATGACGAGGGCAATCCGTTCTTCGGCCTCACCGGCCGCGGCCACCAGCTCATGCCCGCGCTGCGATTCGCCGCGGGCAAGCTCATGGTCCTCTACTACGACCTCAGGCTCGACCATACGGTCGGCGTCTTTACGCCGTTCAGGCCCGCACCGAACGCGTTTGGGCTCTTCTTCTCCGAGGCTCGCCAGCCGGCAGGCGAGTCGCTCTCGGATCCGAGGGTCTTCACGCCGTTCATCACCGACACGGGTCTCACGTCCCGGCGCCATACGCTCGACGTCCGCGTCGCACTGGCGAGCCCGGCAGCCTCCCCCGCCTTCACGTCCGCTCGTGTCTCGCGCTACGTCTTCGGGAGCCGCCCCAACACGACCACCATCGAGCAGCTCCAGATCAACCCGCCAAACCTGCCGATGTTCGTGCAGGGCACGGCGCCCTTCATGGGCGACTACATCGACATTGCCGGCCCGCCGCCGTTCGTCCCGCTGCCGAACGGCACCTGGGCGTACAACACGACGCCGTCCAGCGACGCTGTCTTCCACGCGGCCTGGACCGACAACCGCGACGTGCGCCCCCCGAAGGACTACAACTGGGCGAACTACACGCCCGTGGGCAGCACCGGCGGGGCCAGCGTGTTCGACCCCACGCAGAACAAGCCCGTTTGCGCCGAAGGACAGACCGGGATGCGCAACCAGAACATCTACACGGCGAAGGTGAACTCCGGGCTCGTCGTCTCGACCCCTTCGAACGCGAAGCCTTTGACCACGGGCTTCCCGCGCGTCTTCGCGGCGGTCGTCCAGAACACGACGGAGAAGTCGAAGAGCTACAGGCTCATTATCGCGAACCAGCCGCCCGGCGGCACGGCCTCGTTCCTGAGGGACGGCGCGACTCTCACGACGGTCGACGTCTCGCTAGCTCCGCGGTCCAGCGCGTCCCGCCCGGTCTTCATCACGTCCAGCGACCCCAAGGCGTCCGTGAAGGTGAACGTCGTGGAGATCTCCGCGCCTTCCGCGCCGCCGCTCGCGGGCGGCCTCACGGGCGCCGTGATCTTCAATCCCGACGTGTCGAATCCGGACGTCTCCAACCCGGACGTCTCCAACCCGGACGTCTCGAACCCCGACGTCTCGAACGTCGAGGTCTACACGCCCGACGTGTCGAACCCGGACGTGTCGAACCCCGACGTCTCGAACCCCGACGTCTCGAATCCGGACGTGTCCAACCCCGACGTCTCGAACCCTGACGTCTCGAACCCTGACGTCTCGAATATCGGCGTCGCCACGCCGGACGTTTCGAACCCGGACGTGTCGAACCCCGATGTCTCGAACCCCGACGTTTCGAACCCGGATGTCTCGAACACCGGTCTGACCGACGCGAACTACCGGATCACGAACACGGGCAACACGTCGGCCACGTACCGGATCCGCCTCATCGGCAACCCGCCGGCGAGCGCCAAGCTCCAGCTCATCCTCTCGAAGGTCTACGCCACGCCGGTCGCGGTCGGGTGCACGCTGACGCAGCAGCCGCAGAACACGCTCGTTGCGAACATCACGCGGCCCGTCTTCACGACGGACCTCACGACGCTGGCCGACCCGGGCACTCAGAACCCCGACGTGAGCAACGCCACGATGTCGCTTGCTCCGGGCGAGACGGGCCTCATCACGCTGCGCGGCACCCTCGCCAAGGGCCCGGCCGGAATCGAGCAGATGAAGGACCTCATCACGCAGAACGCTCCGGTCATCGTCCCCCATGCGCCACGCTCGGACGCGCCGCCGAACACCGCCCCGACCGTCGTCGCGCCGCTCTTCATCACGACGGCGACTCTTCCGGGCGGCGCCGTGGCCGTTCCGTACGCGGCGGCAGTAGAGGCCATCGGAGGCAAAGCGCCGGTGGCGTTCGCGCTCGCGTCGGGGAGCCTGCCTCCGGGCGTCGCCCTCCTGCCGTCGGGCTCACTCTCGGGGACGCCCACGGCGAGCGGCGCCTACGCCTTCACGGTCCAGGTCACGGACTCCTCGACGCCCACGCCGCGCGTCGCGACGCGCGCTCTCTCGATCCAGGTTGCCGCCGCTTCGAACCTGAACATCGTCACGAACGGAGACTTCGAGGACCCGGTCGTTCCATCGGGTTCCTTCCGGACCTTTGCCTTTATTTCCGGCTGGACGTCGACCACGCCGGGCTGCGGGATCGAGATTCAGAACCACACGGCCGGCTCGCCCAAGGCCGGCAACGGCGATCAGTTCATCGAACTGGATTCGGACTGCTCGAGCACCATCGCGCAGACCTTGCCAACGGTTGCCGGCGCGACCTACAGGATCCAGTTCGATTACTCGGCCCGGCCCGGCGTGGCCGACAACGGTGTCCAGGTCCGGTGGAACGGAGCGGTCGTCGCCGACCTGGCTGCGAGCGGAACTGGGCACGCCGACACGCAGTGGACGACGTACTCCTACACCGTCATCGCGACGGGTTCCTCCACGACGCTCTCCTTCGCGGACACCTCAGTCTCGGATTCTCTCGGCGGATACATCGACAACGTGAGGGTCGTGGCCGCCCCCTAGGGCCGCGCTACTTCGTCAATCCCAGGCGCCGCCGGGCGTCCGCGACGAGCGGATCCCCGGCGGCGTTTCCCTTGATGGCAAGGAACGCCTTGAACGAGTCGGCCGCCGCCGGG is drawn from Acidobacteriota bacterium and contains these coding sequences:
- a CDS encoding DUF642 domain-containing protein, whose amino-acid sequence is MNRRQSIVRQLRSASALFVLLSAGAPAGLLAQIAGQNVNMVSGTQWPGGDPFLQRQNEPSLDVSTRNPLHLLAGANDYRTVDIPFDAALPGETNAGDAWLGLFKSFDGGRTWQSVLLPGYPQDRSADGLASPLKGFAAAADATVRAGANGVFLYSGIAFNRGNNAPGVLFVARFIDNNNKENGEAVQGRDPIKYAGTVVVDTGNAGQFLDKPTLVIDVPRPGDKACTFRTPKDGGGTLTQTFVGGRAYLAYTVFVGGNKNLHTKLLVASSTDCGSTWGNPVKVTEGSHINQGAALAIDPGTGALTVAWRRFANSKDPNGILVARSTDGGKKWSGETAVVSLPSFNAANPGAKTLFDQGTTSGSFRTNAYPALAADGSGRLYLAWSMRGVGPGGDARVVVSTSANGTTWSAAMPVDNGAVADDEGNPFFGLTGRGHQLMPALRFAAGKLMVLYYDLRLDHTVGVFTPFRPAPNAFGLFFSEARQPAGESLSDPRVFTPFITDTGLTSRRHTLDVRVALASPAASPAFTSARVSRYVFGSRPNTTTIEQLQINPPNLPMFVQGTAPFMGDYIDIAGPPPFVPLPNGTWAYNTTPSSDAVFHAAWTDNRDVRPPKDYNWANYTPVGSTGGASVFDPTQNKPVCAEGQTGMRNQNIYTAKVNSGLVVSTPSNAKPLTTGFPRVFAAVVQNTTEKSKSYRLIIANQPPGGTASFLRDGATLTTVDVSLAPRSSASRPVFITSSDPKASVKVNVVEISAPSAPPLAGGLTGAVIFNPDVSNPDVSNPDVSNPDVSNPDVSNVEVYTPDVSNPDVSNPDVSNPDVSNPDVSNPDVSNPDVSNPDVSNIGVATPDVSNPDVSNPDVSNPDVSNPDVSNTGLTDANYRITNTGNTSATYRIRLIGNPPASAKLQLILSKVYATPVAVGCTLTQQPQNTLVANITRPVFTTDLTTLADPGTQNPDVSNATMSLAPGETGLITLRGTLAKGPAGIEQMKDLITQNAPVIVPHAPRSDAPPNTAPTVVAPLFITTATLPGGAVAVPYAAAVEAIGGKAPVAFALASGSLPPGVALLPSGSLSGTPTASGAYAFTVQVTDSSTPTPRVATRALSIQVAAASNLNIVTNGDFEDPVVPSGSFRTFAFISGWTSTTPGCGIEIQNHTAGSPKAGNGDQFIELDSDCSSTIAQTLPTVAGATYRIQFDYSARPGVADNGVQVRWNGAVVADLAASGTGHADTQWTTYSYTVIATGSSTTLSFADTSVSDSLGGYIDNVRVVAAP